Proteins from a single region of Catenulispora acidiphila DSM 44928:
- a CDS encoding Na+/H+ antiporter: protein MLALTVIVVIGACVLASGIVGNRLGIAPPVLMLAAGVLVGFVPRLRSVNLPPDTVLLVFLPALLYWESLNASLRAIRRSLRGVVLMSTVLVIFSAAMVAVVAHAFGLPWGPAWILGGALAPTDATAVAALGRVLPRRAMNLLQAESLINDGTALVVYGVAVSVTIGAEHFSTVHVGLLFARSYIGGAAAGIAVAFLGAKVRKRLEDPLLENVAVLLIPFSAFLLAEAIQASGVLAVVACGLIMSQLGPRVGTPAVRLLSQGFWTLGTYLLNGALFVLVGLQSQSAVRNLTSFDLARALSAVAAVCGVLIGVRFVFQFAVIYLIRALDRRASQQARRVSHGFRVITGLAGFRGAVSLAAALAVPNTLHNGQPLPDRDVIVFVTAGVIAALMLQAFALPPVVRWADLPEDTVIESESRMANRTAAEEALEAMPAIAATLGTAPEITDMARREYEKRLHVSQAGDPDDDSVDMDDDAAERLREFDSQYRELRLALLGNKRSTLLRLRDEHRIDDAVLRQIQARLDWEEVRLTRAQLID, encoded by the coding sequence GTGCTCGCGCTCACGGTGATCGTCGTGATCGGCGCCTGTGTGCTGGCCAGCGGCATCGTCGGCAACCGGCTCGGGATCGCGCCGCCGGTGCTGATGCTCGCCGCCGGGGTGCTGGTCGGGTTCGTGCCGCGGCTGCGCTCGGTGAACCTGCCGCCGGACACGGTGCTGCTGGTCTTCCTGCCGGCGCTGCTGTACTGGGAGAGCCTGAACGCCTCGCTGCGCGCGATCCGGCGCAGCCTGCGCGGGGTGGTCCTGATGAGCACCGTGCTGGTGATCTTCTCGGCGGCGATGGTCGCGGTGGTCGCGCACGCGTTCGGGCTGCCGTGGGGTCCGGCGTGGATCCTCGGCGGGGCGCTGGCGCCGACCGACGCCACCGCGGTCGCGGCGCTGGGGCGGGTGCTGCCGCGCCGGGCGATGAACCTGCTGCAGGCCGAGAGCCTGATCAACGACGGGACCGCGCTGGTCGTCTACGGCGTGGCGGTGTCGGTCACCATCGGCGCGGAGCACTTCAGCACGGTGCACGTCGGCTTGCTGTTCGCACGCTCCTACATCGGCGGGGCGGCGGCCGGGATCGCGGTGGCGTTCCTCGGGGCGAAGGTGCGCAAGCGGCTTGAGGACCCGCTGCTGGAGAATGTCGCGGTCCTGCTGATCCCGTTCAGCGCGTTCCTGCTCGCCGAGGCGATCCAGGCCTCCGGCGTGCTCGCGGTGGTGGCGTGCGGGCTGATCATGAGCCAGCTCGGGCCGCGGGTCGGGACGCCGGCGGTGCGGCTGCTGTCGCAGGGCTTTTGGACGCTGGGGACGTACCTGCTCAACGGCGCGCTGTTCGTCCTGGTCGGGCTGCAATCCCAGTCCGCGGTCCGCAACCTGACCAGCTTCGACCTGGCGCGGGCGCTGTCCGCGGTGGCGGCCGTGTGCGGGGTGCTGATCGGGGTCCGGTTCGTCTTCCAGTTCGCGGTCATCTACCTCATCCGCGCGCTGGACCGCCGAGCGTCCCAACAGGCCCGGCGGGTCAGCCACGGCTTCCGGGTGATCACCGGGTTGGCGGGCTTCCGGGGCGCGGTCTCGCTGGCCGCCGCGCTCGCCGTCCCGAACACGCTGCACAACGGCCAGCCGCTGCCGGACCGGGACGTCATCGTGTTCGTCACCGCCGGGGTCATCGCGGCCCTGATGCTCCAGGCGTTCGCGCTGCCGCCGGTGGTCCGCTGGGCGGACCTGCCCGAGGACACCGTCATCGAGTCCGAGAGCCGCATGGCGAACCGGACCGCCGCGGAGGAGGCGCTGGAGGCGATGCCCGCCATCGCCGCGACGCTGGGCACCGCCCCGGAGATCACCGACATGGCGCGCCGGGAGTACGAGAAGCGGCTGCACGTCAGCCAGGCCGGCGATCCCGACGACGACAGCGTGGACATGGACGACGACGCCGCCGAGCGGCTGCGCGAGTTCGACAGCCAGTACCGCGAGCTGCGGCTGGCGCTGCTGGGGAACAAGCGCTCCACGCTGCTGCGGCTGCGCGACGAGCACCGGATCGACGACGCGGTGCTGCGGCAGATCCAGGCGCGGCTGGACTGGGAGGAGGTGCGGCTGACGCGGGCGCAGCTCATCGATTAG
- a CDS encoding alpha/beta fold hydrolase has protein sequence MTSTVTSTVTSADGTAIAYSTTGEGPAVIVVDGALCHRSFGPSGGIAEQLGSEFTVHTYDRRGRGGSGDADAYSPQREVEDLAALIQAAGGQACVVGFSSGGALALLGAAADIGVTKVACYEAPYVTQQWHRDSALRYTADLHQALDAGRVEEMPALFMTLVGVPAEQVAEMRRSPVWPMFTAVAKTLTYDNAVLGYGAGGAVPTDVLGTIAVPVLAMDGGASPDILRDPAGIIAEACPDGERVTLPEQTHEVSAQVVSPVLAKFFA, from the coding sequence ATGACCAGCACCGTCACCAGCACCGTGACCTCCGCCGACGGCACCGCCATCGCCTACAGCACGACCGGCGAGGGACCGGCCGTCATCGTCGTCGACGGCGCCCTGTGCCACCGCTCGTTCGGCCCGAGCGGCGGCATCGCCGAGCAGTTGGGCTCGGAGTTCACCGTCCACACCTACGACCGGCGCGGCCGGGGCGGGAGCGGCGACGCGGACGCGTACTCCCCGCAGCGGGAAGTCGAGGATCTGGCGGCGCTGATCCAGGCGGCCGGCGGACAGGCGTGCGTCGTCGGTTTCTCCTCCGGCGGCGCCCTGGCGCTGCTGGGCGCCGCGGCGGACATCGGCGTGACCAAGGTGGCGTGCTACGAGGCTCCCTACGTCACCCAGCAATGGCACCGCGACTCGGCGCTGCGGTACACCGCCGACCTGCACCAGGCGCTGGACGCCGGACGCGTCGAGGAGATGCCCGCGTTGTTCATGACGCTCGTCGGCGTGCCGGCCGAGCAGGTGGCGGAGATGCGGCGCTCGCCGGTGTGGCCGATGTTCACGGCGGTCGCCAAGACCCTGACGTACGACAACGCCGTCCTGGGCTACGGCGCCGGCGGCGCGGTCCCGACCGACGTGCTCGGCACGATCGCCGTGCCGGTCCTGGCCATGGACGGCGGCGCCAGCCCGGACATCCTGCGCGACCCCGCCGGGATCATCGCCGAGGCCTGTCCGGACGGCGAGCGCGTGACGCTGCCGGAGCAGACGCACGAGGTGAGCGCGCAGGTCGTGAGTCCGGTGCTGGCGAAGTTCTTCGCCTGA
- a CDS encoding LysR family transcriptional regulator, with protein MELRALRYFAAVAEELHFGRAARRLHMTQPPLSRAIRQLEADLGVALFERSPSGVALTAVGAWFYQDARALLDQADRLRAKVAAAAGAATLTVGMLTDDADPAASHLVKAFRERHPHVDVQIREADFTDPTSGLRAGLVDVALTYAPFDETGISVRRLRTDPVGAVLRTDDPLADREALHLADLADRRWFRFPESADPIWRAFWNATAPDGPARQGPLVRTVHECLQAVLWNGTIGLAPRIEVLPDGLAFVPLADVPPSALVVAWAGARDDPLVRSFVRIALRTYGAAAVS; from the coding sequence ATGGAACTGCGCGCGCTGCGCTACTTCGCCGCCGTCGCCGAAGAACTGCACTTCGGGCGGGCGGCCCGGCGGCTGCACATGACGCAGCCGCCGCTGAGCCGCGCCATCCGGCAGCTGGAGGCCGACCTCGGCGTGGCGCTGTTCGAGCGGTCGCCGTCCGGGGTCGCGCTCACCGCGGTCGGAGCCTGGTTCTATCAGGACGCCCGCGCGCTGCTCGACCAGGCCGACCGGCTGCGCGCGAAGGTCGCGGCGGCGGCCGGCGCCGCGACGCTGACCGTCGGCATGCTCACCGACGACGCCGATCCCGCCGCCTCCCATCTGGTGAAGGCGTTCCGCGAACGCCACCCGCATGTCGACGTCCAGATCCGCGAGGCTGACTTCACCGACCCGACCTCCGGGCTGCGCGCCGGACTGGTGGACGTCGCGCTGACCTACGCGCCCTTCGACGAGACCGGTATCAGCGTCCGAAGACTGCGGACCGACCCCGTCGGGGCGGTCCTGCGCACCGACGATCCGCTGGCCGACCGCGAGGCGCTGCACCTGGCCGACCTCGCCGACCGGCGCTGGTTCCGCTTTCCGGAAAGCGCCGATCCCATCTGGCGCGCGTTCTGGAACGCCACGGCGCCGGACGGCCCGGCGCGTCAGGGCCCGTTGGTGCGGACCGTGCACGAATGCTTGCAAGCGGTGCTGTGGAACGGCACGATCGGATTGGCGCCGCGGATCGAGGTGCTGCCCGACGGACTGGCCTTCGTGCCGCTGGCCGACGTGCCGCCGAGCGCGCTGGTCGTCGCCTGGGCCGGAGCCCGGGACGATCCGCTGGTCCGGTCGTTCGTCCGGATCGCCCTGCGGACCTATGGCGCCGCGGCGGTGAGCTGA
- a CDS encoding MBL fold metallo-hydrolase — protein sequence MAEYPFPDPVVETSGAVEIASDLVVVPNQDVDLVPNIGVIGGTHSVLVVDTGLGPRNAAQVLAFAAEYAKGRRLYLTTTHFHPEHAFGAQVFAGEATYLVNRAQADDLAQKGAGYLAMFTQLGEPVARELAGTQLPTPDVVFDDGYELDLGGRTVRLRPTGRAHSRGDQVVTVPDAGVLFTGDLAEAGQFAIFPWFPPHDTDVSGLRWIRVMERLAAEPHRVVVPGHGGIGDARLLAEVRDYLSELREQTWRRRDSAMSEETVVEEVRALMVERHPEWRMREWIERGVGCLCAEHEELAAHEARTEQDAEHAADA from the coding sequence ATGGCTGAATACCCCTTCCCCGACCCGGTCGTCGAGACCTCCGGCGCCGTAGAGATCGCCTCCGACCTGGTGGTCGTGCCCAACCAGGACGTCGATCTGGTCCCGAACATCGGGGTGATCGGCGGGACCCACTCCGTCCTGGTGGTGGACACCGGGCTCGGTCCGCGCAACGCGGCGCAGGTCTTGGCCTTCGCCGCCGAGTACGCCAAGGGCCGCCGCCTGTACCTGACGACCACGCACTTCCACCCCGAGCACGCCTTCGGCGCGCAGGTCTTCGCCGGCGAGGCGACCTACCTGGTCAACCGGGCGCAGGCCGACGACCTGGCGCAGAAGGGCGCCGGCTACCTCGCCATGTTCACGCAGCTCGGCGAACCGGTCGCGCGGGAGCTGGCCGGCACGCAGCTGCCCACCCCCGACGTGGTCTTCGACGACGGCTACGAGCTGGACCTCGGCGGCCGCACCGTGCGCCTGCGCCCGACCGGCCGCGCCCACAGCCGCGGCGACCAGGTGGTGACGGTCCCGGACGCCGGCGTGCTGTTCACCGGCGACCTGGCCGAGGCCGGGCAGTTCGCGATCTTCCCCTGGTTCCCGCCGCACGACACCGACGTCTCGGGTCTGCGCTGGATCCGCGTGATGGAGCGGCTGGCCGCCGAGCCGCACCGCGTCGTGGTCCCCGGGCACGGCGGCATCGGCGACGCGCGGCTGCTCGCCGAGGTCCGCGACTACCTCAGCGAGCTGCGGGAGCAGACCTGGCGGCGGCGCGACTCGGCGATGTCCGAGGAGACGGTGGTCGAGGAGGTCAGGGCGCTGATGGTGGAGCGGCACCCGGAGTGGCGGATGCGGGAGTGGATCGAGCGCGGGGTCGGGTGTCTGTGTGCTGAGCACGAGGAGCTCGCTGCACATGAGGCGCGCACCGAGCAGGACGCGGAGCACGCCGCAGACGCCTGA
- a CDS encoding VOC family protein, producing MASRPAMALTSVTIGAPAPRDLAAFYSTLLDWPITTSEFAGPGRPPEDGWAQIRPPAGVIGMTLSFEYEAEFTRPVWPAVEGRQNSTQHLDIGVADLEESVRWAIAAGATLAEFQPQPDVRVMIDPTGHPFCLFEDESVR from the coding sequence ATGGCTTCACGACCCGCGATGGCGCTGACCTCTGTGACGATCGGCGCGCCGGCGCCCCGGGACCTCGCCGCCTTCTACTCCACACTTCTGGACTGGCCTATCACGACCAGCGAGTTCGCCGGTCCTGGCAGACCTCCCGAAGACGGCTGGGCCCAGATCCGCCCGCCTGCCGGCGTCATCGGGATGACGCTCAGCTTCGAATACGAAGCCGAGTTCACCCGGCCGGTGTGGCCTGCGGTCGAAGGTCGGCAGAACTCGACGCAGCACCTGGACATCGGGGTCGCGGACCTCGAGGAGTCGGTGCGCTGGGCCATCGCCGCCGGTGCCACGCTGGCGGAGTTCCAGCCGCAGCCGGATGTCCGGGTGATGATCGATCCCACCGGGCATCCGTTCTGTCTGTTCGAGGACGAATCCGTGCGCTGA
- a CDS encoding polyprenyl synthetase family protein, which yields MLSQAALKSRIDTELRAFVREETGLLEAVDPLLAPVGAQLRAAVADGKRIRAAFCYWGWRAAGQGDTPAMVRAAAAMELVHAAALVHDDLIDDSLLRRGVPTPHVALREATAKAPDPDGAARSLALLVGDLLMAWAGQLFTGSGLPAVYLARARPMWSVLARELIAGECLEVLRTGTETDPQESLTIIRYKTAKYTVEHPLQIGGRLGGASARTLGVFSDYGLPLGEAFQLRDDLLAVFGDPAITGKNNLDDLVAARPTALVAFARQGATPRDRAVLDRLLGREDIGSADLAEVRAILQRSGARGRVEQLIAQRVRRARAALSGAALPRSAAEALHQLAGAVTTRTS from the coding sequence GTGTTGTCCCAGGCCGCCCTCAAATCCCGGATAGACACCGAACTGCGCGCCTTCGTGCGCGAGGAGACCGGCCTGCTCGAAGCCGTCGATCCGCTGCTCGCACCGGTCGGCGCCCAGCTGCGCGCCGCGGTCGCCGACGGCAAGCGCATCCGTGCCGCCTTCTGTTACTGGGGCTGGCGCGCGGCCGGGCAGGGCGACACCCCGGCGATGGTCCGCGCCGCCGCCGCGATGGAACTCGTGCACGCCGCCGCGCTGGTCCACGACGACCTCATCGACGACAGCCTGCTGCGCCGCGGCGTCCCCACCCCGCACGTCGCCCTGCGCGAGGCCACCGCGAAGGCGCCCGACCCCGACGGCGCCGCGCGCTCGCTCGCGCTGCTCGTCGGCGACCTGCTGATGGCCTGGGCCGGGCAGCTGTTCACCGGATCCGGACTGCCGGCGGTATACCTGGCGCGAGCCCGGCCCATGTGGTCTGTTCTGGCGCGCGAGCTGATCGCCGGGGAGTGCCTGGAAGTGTTGCGCACCGGCACCGAGACCGATCCGCAGGAATCGCTGACGATCATCCGCTACAAGACCGCCAAGTACACCGTCGAGCATCCGCTGCAGATCGGCGGCCGGCTCGGCGGCGCCTCCGCGCGCACCCTCGGCGTCTTCAGCGACTACGGACTGCCGCTGGGTGAGGCGTTCCAGCTGCGCGACGACCTGCTGGCGGTGTTCGGCGATCCCGCGATCACCGGCAAGAACAACCTCGACGACCTCGTCGCGGCGCGGCCGACCGCGCTGGTCGCCTTCGCCCGGCAGGGCGCGACGCCGCGCGACCGCGCCGTGCTGGACCGGCTGCTCGGCCGCGAGGACATCGGCTCGGCGGACCTCGCCGAAGTCCGCGCGATTTTGCAGCGCAGCGGCGCGCGCGGCCGCGTCGAGCAGCTGATCGCGCAGCGGGTGCGCCGGGCTCGAGCTGCGCTCTCCGGTGCCGCTCTGCCGCGGTCGGCAGCTGAGGCGTTGCACCAGTTGGCCGGCGCCGTCACCACTCGCACGTCCTGA